Proteins encoded together in one Coffea arabica cultivar ET-39 chromosome 2c, Coffea Arabica ET-39 HiFi, whole genome shotgun sequence window:
- the LOC140023717 gene encoding uncharacterized protein, protein MSRERTNQGAAEAPFWARTRGSPGRTDLGLGPQTPGSSPGPHRLGLPGEAKVRPEEVGSNPPECGILSILGKSRVVRRSWISSPIDTPSSSVQLGPGKPRASSVGAVCGNRKVSKIVLMARTRSKRTAESTGPGGGGGSQRKEAGASQGAGGSALSGERRQQIFQFVTENLPMLEDIIRQAKEGEGAGGAQTSKAKGKEKELPPDPSEDESRDQPPRRKRPRTPPRPRASVVGDSERYSRDRSARSHLRDPSPRKPTRNGFERSPARSVKSRPRDPLYLDPARDELEQILRPRPYEDNYATSPFTREIEDYPLPRRFKIPSIEMYDASTDPEDHLSVFLTHMRLQTAADEVRCKTFPMFLKGKARLWFQGLKPGSIRSFPELARQFAAQFVSSKVYARNATHLMSIRQRPDESLKNFMTRFNAESLQVRDRDEKVVMAAFTNGLRVEEFFYDLAKKPPAHLEELLRRAHEAANAEEAGRLKKESDRELGDRRGRTNLPENKDAPSKKNVFDRLSKEKAPALLPPPDKTYTPLTRPRAQILAVMEAEGLGDRPPKMGTPRNKRNQDRYCAFHRDVGHDTEGCWALRKEIEDLIQRGLLGRFVRRPGQEPGRNHHGDRHEGRRRDRSERRDAPRGHSPDPDTQNLAGVINTIAGGPTGGDSHAARKNKRPPPEGDDSLKRLRMDEEITFGPRDAVPLASGNHEAIVIDIVTNNYRVKKVYVDQGSAVDIMFYRVFKELGLRDDQLTPVRTPLVGFTGPPISPEGMITLMVTVGQAPKCRTVPVNFVVVKQSSPYNVFLGRPALNALRAIPSTFHLSVKFPTPGGIAEVHGDPEVARACYLATLRGQEKVVAQTTCLEPYIPGDEAQQLGTQDEIEEFPLRKERPDQVIRIGALLPTIEKEGLKALLREYSQVFAWTVDDMPGIPTDLAVHHLDVDPHFKPVKQKKRSFAPERNEVIRQEVGKLLESKIILEVYYPTWLANPVLVKKEDLTWRMCVDFTDLNKACPKDCFPLPRIDRLVDSTVGFDVLCFLDAFKGYHQIEMAEEDRDKTSFITEEGTYCYRTMPFGLKNAGATYQRLVNKLFQNQVGRSMEVYVDDMIVKSRTDQRLIPDLREVLDILLKSRMRLNPKKCTFGVRSGRFLGFLVSRDGIRANPDKLQAIMDMAPPRSVKEVQRLTGRMAALNRFLSRSAVRGLPFFRVLKAPKDFHWTEECQKAFIDLKTYLAELPSLTAPGPGETLFLYLSACNEAVSAVLVREDEGAQRPVYYVSRALQGPETRYSPAEKLVLALVHAARKLRPYFQAHGIVVLTDQPLRQILTKPEVSGRMTKWAVELAEHDIGYQPRKAIKAQALADFLAEGASLNLTELSPQHEERLPKEPWVLFVDGASSKEGSGAGLLLISPTGEELTYALRLDFPASNNEAEYEALLTGLRIAHQMGITAIQVRSDSQLVVLQVLGEYEAKDEVMKKYLAKVREAVALFETFEIERVPRSQNKRADALSKLASSSFAHLSKEVLVEVLKQKSIDQVQVLAIDSSATWMTPLVDFLSSGDLPENKAEARRIQLRAAKYAYAGGTLYRRSYLSPWLKCVTPEEGDYVLREVHEGICAAHVGSRMLAKKCLLLGYYWPSVFQDAADLVQKCRACQVHASLRHQPAREMVPIHSPWPFAQWGIDLLGPFPRAPGRYEHLVVAIDYFTKWVEAEPLVSISGKAIQKFFWKNIVCRFGIPHVLISDNGRQFAENPFRSWCAELGIIQHFTSVGHPQANGQVENANRTVLQGLKTRLESAQSSWLDELPSVLWAYRTTPRTATHETPFSLTYGAEAVVPAEVGLPSPRTQNFVATPNEEELRYNLDMLEVRREEAAIRMAKYKSQLARYHNAKVKTIQYQPGDLVLRRNSISRVHGSNKLDPKWEGPYKVLEASQAGYCKLAKMDGSEVPRTWHFSNLRLFVA, encoded by the exons ATGTCCAGAGAAAGAACTAACCAGGGAGCTGCAGAGGCCCCGTTCTGGGCTCGGACACGCGGCAGCCCAGGAAGAACCGATCTGGGCCTTGGCCCCCAGACCCCTGGCAGCAGCCCTGGGCCGCACCGACTAGGGCTCCCAGGGGAGGCGAAGGTCCGTCCCGAAGAGGTCGGGAGTAATCCCCCTGAGTGCGGGATACTATCTATACTGGGCAAGTCCCGCGTCGTGCGGAG GTCTTGGATCAGCTCTCCCATCGACACCCCGAGCTCGTCAGTtcagctcggtccggggaaGCCCCGCgcttcttcagttggcgccgtctgtgggaaccgTAAGGTAAGTAAGATTGTGTTGATGGCCCGGACGCGATCCAAGCGTACGGCAGAGAGCACCGGCCCTGGGGGCGGTGGGGGGTCCCAGCGGAAAGAGGCTGGTGCATCCCAGGGGGCCGGTGGCTCAGCCCTTTCAGGGGAACGGAGGCAGCAGATCTTCCAGTTTGTGACGGAGAATCTCCCCATGCTGGAGGATATAATTCGACAGGCGAAAGAAGGAGAGGGGGCTGGGGGTGcacagacctccaaggccaaggGGAAGGAGAAGGAATTACCCCCTGATCCTTCGGAGGATGAGTCGCGAGACCAGCCCCCTAGGAGGAAGCGACCCCGGACTCCTCCCCGCCCCCGAGCCTCGGTGGTCGGGGACAGCGAGAGGTATTCCCGCGACAGGTCCGCGAGGAGTCACCTCAGAGACCCCTCTCCGAGGAAACCCACACGGAATGGGTTCGAGCGTTCCCCTGCTCGGTCTGTCAAGAGCCGGCCCCGCGACCCCCTTTATCTGGACCCTGCTCGGGATGAGCTCGAGCAGATCTTGAGGCCCCGGCCGTACGAAGACAACTATGCAACCTCGCCCTTTACCCGGGAGATAGAGGACTACCCCCTACCCCGGAGGTTCAAGATTCCGAGCATCGAGATGTACGATGCCTCTACAGACCCGGAAGACCACCTCTCGGTATTCCTGACGCATATGCGCTTGCAAACCGCCGCGGATGAGGTTCGCTGTAAGACCTTCCCTATGTTCCTAAAGGGGAAGGCGCGGCTCTGGTTCCAGGGACTGAAACCGGGATCTATACGGAGCTTTCCCGAGCTGGCCCGGCAGTTTGCAGCCCAGTTCGTCTCCTCGAAGGTATACGCGAGGAACGCAACCCACCTGATGTCCATCAGGCAACGGCCCGACGAGTCGCTGAAGAACTTCATGACCCGCTTCAATGCGGAGAGCTTGCAGGTCAGAGACAGGGATGAGAAAGTGGTGATGGCTGCCTTCACGAACGGACTCAGGGTAGAAGAGTTTTTCTACGACCTGGCCAAGAAGCCTCCCGCGCACCTGGAAGAGCTCCTTCGCAGGGCGCACGAGGCTGCTAATGCGGAGGAGGCAGGCCGTCTGAAGAAGGAGTCTGATCGGGAGCTTGGGGATCGGAGAGGTCGGACAAACCTCCCCGAGAACAAGGACGCCCCGTCCAAGAAAAACGTCTTCGACCGGCTCTCGAAGGAGAAGGCCCCTGCTCTGCTGCCACCCCCCGATAAGACCTACACCCCTCTAACACGACCCAGAGCTCAGATCTTGGCCGTTATGGAGGCGGAAGGACTAGGGGATCGGCCGCCAAAAATGGGGACGCCCCGAAACAAAAGGAACCAGGACAGGTACTGCGCCTTTCACCGCGACGTGGGACACGACACGGAGGGATGCTGGGCCCTGCGTAAGGAGATAGAGGACCTGATCCAGCGAGGCCTTCTAGGGCGGTTCGTGCGCCGACCAGGCCAGGAGCCCGGGCGCAACCACCACGGGGACAGGCACGAGGGACGGCGTCGGGACCGCTCAGAGCGGCGGGACGCTCCTCGGGGACACTCTCCCGACCCGGACACCCAGAACCTGGCGGGTGTGATAAACACCATTGCCGGAGGTCCCACAGGGGGGGACAGCCACGCAGCTCGGAAGAACAAGCGACCACCCCCCGAAGGCGACGATTCCTTGAAGCGCTTGCGCATGGACGAGGAGATCACCTTCGGGCCAAGGGATGCGGTCCCCCTAGCTTCTGGGAACCATGAGGCCATCGTGATAGACATTGTCACCAACAACTATCGGGTGAAGAAGGTATACGTCGACCAGGGTAGTGCGGTCGACATCATGTTCTACAGGGTGTTCAAGGAGCTCGGATTAAGGGATGACCAGCTCACCCCGGTCCGGACACCTCTGGTGGGCTTCACCGGACCACCCATCAGCCCGGAAGGGATGATCACCCTGATGGTCACCGTAGGTCAGGCCCCCAAGTGTCGGACCGTTCCCGTTAACTTCGTGGTGGTCAAGCAGTCGTCCCCGTACAATGTGTTCCTGGGGAGACCTGCTTTGAACGCCCTCCGGGCTATTCCCTCTACCTTTCACCTCAGCGTCAAGTTCCCCACTCCCGGGGGGATAGCCGAGGTGCACGGCGACCCAGAGGTAGCCAGGGCTTGCTACCTGGCCACTCTCCGGGGGCAGGAGAAGGTGGTCGCCCAGACAACCTGTTTGGAGCCCTACATCCCAGGGGATGAGGCCCAACAGCTGGGCACCCAGGATGAGATCGAGGAGTTCCCCCTGAGGAAGGAACGTCCCGACCAGGTCATCCGCATCGGGGCACTGCTGCCAACGATCGAGAAGGAAGGCTTGAAGGCCTTATTGAGGGAGTACTCCCAGGTCTTCGCGTGGACGGTGGATGACATGCCCGGGATCCCTACGGACCTGGCCGTCCATCACCTCGACGTGGACCCTCACTTCAAGCCAGTAAAGCAAAAGAAGAGGAGTTTCGCCCCCGAGAGAAATGAGGTGATCAGGCAGGAGGTCGGCAAGTTGTTGGAGTCCAAGATCATCCTGGAGGTCTACTACCCAACCTGGCTGGCCAACCCCGTCCTGGTCAAGAAGGAGGACCTGACCTGGAGGATGTGTGTAGACTTCACAGACCTTAACAAAGCCTGCCCAAAAGACTGCTTTCCCCTACCACGGATTGACAGGTTAGTAGACTCTACTGTGGGCTTTGACGTTTTATGCTTTCTGGATGCATTTAAGGGATATCACCAGATAGAGATGGCCGAGGAGGACCGGGACAAGACCTCCTTCATCACCGAGGAGGGAACCTACTGCTACAGGACCATGCCCTTCGGATTGAAGAACGCGGGAGCAACTTACCAGCGCCTGGTGAACAAGCTATTCCAAAACCAGGTCGGCAGGAGCATGGAGGTTTACGTGGACGACATGATCGTCAAAAGTCGAACTGACCAGCGCCTCATACCCGACCTGCGGGAGGTCCTAGACATCCTACTGAAGAGCCGGATGCGCCTAAATCCGAAGAAGTGCACTTTTGGGGTCAGATCGGGAAGGTTCCTCGGTTTCCTGGTGTCCCGAGACGGAATCCGGGCCAACCCGGATAAACTCCAGGCCATCATGGACATGGCCCCTCCGAGGAGCGTGAAGGAGGTCCAACGGCTAACAGGAAGGATGGCCGCCCTGAATAGGTTTCTCTCGCGATCCGCGGTCCGGGGGCTGCCCTTCTTCCGAGTACTGAAAGCGCCGAAGGACTTCCACTGGACTGAGGAGTGCCAGAAGGCCTTCATCGACCTAAAAACCTACTTGGCCGAGCTACCATCTCTGACAGCCCCAGGGCCGGGGGAGACCTTATTCCTATACCTATCCGCCTGCAACGAGGCCGTCAGCGCGGTCCTGGTGCGGGAGGATGAGGGGGCTCAGAGGCCGGTGTATTACGTGAGCCGAGCTCTACAGGGGCCAGAGACACGATACTCGCCAGCCGAGAAGTTGGTCCTTGCCTTGGTACATGCGGCACGCAAGCTCCGCCCTTACTTTCAGGCTCACGGCATTGTAGTCCTGACCGACCAGCCCTTGCGTCAGATACTCACCAAGCCCGAGGTCTCGGGCAGAATGACCAAATGGGCTGTCGAGCTAGCCGAGCACGACATCGGCTATCAACCCCGCAAAGCCATCAAGGCCCAAGCCTTAGCGGATTTCCTTGCCGAGGGGGCTAGCTTGAATCTAACCGAGCTAAGTCCCCAACACGAGGAGCGGTTGCCGAAGGAGCCCTGGGTGTTGTTCGTGGACGGGGCCTCCAGCAAGGAAGGAAGCGGGGCGGGTCTGCTACTCATTTCACCTACCGGGGAAGAACTGACCTACGCCCTCCGATTGGACTTCCCCGCGTCCAACAACGAGGCCGAGTACGAGGCCCTGCTCACAGGATTGCGGATAGCCCACCAGATGGGGATAACCGCGATCCAGGTCAGGAGCGACTCACAGCTCGTCGTCCTCCAAGTCCTTGGGGAGTACGAAGCCAAGGACGAGGTTATGAAGAAGTACCTGGCCAAAGTACGAGAAGCGGTGGCTTTGTTCGAAACGTTCGAAATCGAGCGGGTGCCAAGGTCCCAGAACAAGCGGGCAGACGCCCTTTCAAAGTTGGCGTCCTCCTCATTTGCCCACCTCAGCAAGGAGGTATTGGTGGAGGTGCTAAAGCAGAAAAGTATCGATCAGGTCCAGGTCCTGGCCATAGACAGCTCGGCCACCTGGATGACGCCCCTCGTGGATTTCCTCAGCTCGGGTGACCTCCCCGAAAACAAAGCCGAGGCCCGACGCATCCAGCTCCGAGCTGCCAAGTACGCCTACGCCGGGGGAACCCTCTATAGGAGGTCGTACCTGTCCCCCTGGCTAAAGTGCGTCACACCCGAAGAAGGTGATTACGTCCTGCGCGAAGTCCACGAAGGAATATGTGCGGCCCATGTGGGGTCCCGAATGCTGGCTAAGAAGTGCCTCCTTCTGGGCTACTATTGGCCCTCCGTCTTCCAAGACGCAGCGGATCTGGTCCAGAAATGCCGAGCCTGCCAGGTGCACGCTTCGCTGCGCCATCAGCCAGCTCGGGAGATGGTCCCCATCCACAGTCCTTGGCCCTTCGCCCAATGGGGGATAGACCTCCTAGGTCCCTTTCCCCGAGCCCCGGGAAGATATGAGCACCTCGTGGTAGCCATAGACTACTTCACGAAGTGGGTGGAAGCGGAGCCCCTGGTCTCTATCTCGGGGAAGGCGATCCAGAAATTCTTTTGGAAGAACATAGTTTGCCGGTTTGGGATTCCGCATGTCCTGATATCTGACAACGGCCGCCAGTTTGCCGAGAACCCTTTCCGGAGCTGGTGCGCCGAGCTCGGAATCATCCAGCACTTCACGTCGGTTGGTCACCCCCAGGCCAATGGCCAGGTGGAGAACGCTAACCGAACTGTCCTGCAAGGGTTGAAGACTAGACTGGAGTCCGCCCAATCAAGCTGGCTGGATGAGCTCCCCAGTGTCCTCTGGGCTTACCGCACTACGCCCAGGACGGCTACTCACGAGACCCCGTTCTCCCTAACATACGGAGCAGAGGCTGTGGTGCCCGCAGAGGTTGGTCTTCCCTCACCCAGAACGCAGAACTTCGTGGCAACACCCAACGAGGAAGAGCTTAGGTACAACTTGGACATGCTCGAAGTCAGGCGGGAGGAAGCGGCTATCCGAATGGCTAAGTACAAAAGCCAGCTCGCTCGCTATCACAACGCCAAAGTAAAGACTATACAATACCAGCCAGGAGACCTCGTCCTGAGGAGGAACTCGATAAGCCGAGTACACGGCTCCAACAAGCTCGACCCAAAGTGGGAGGGCCCCTACAAGGTCCTTGAGGCGAGCCAAGCTGGCTATTGCAAGCTCGCTAAGATGGATGGATCTGAAGTACCCCGGACTTGGCACTTCTCCAATTTGCGGTTGTTTGTGGCGTAG
- the LOC140034951 gene encoding uncharacterized protein, translated as MSDKPDEAEFWLPSEFLTDEDILMDNKENRVKSVGLCFPSEFPYDYGSSVLSSPVESVVGSTETESDEDDLLLTELTRQLALHEAHKITPAQKNHEKAWVLSGSPQSTLTQVGSWSGRSTMSSNGSPNGPSQVSSPPTTPLGVNDDAWDLIYQAAGQVERLKMNGSGDGPTRNPGLLGPPRRLPTPPPPTNFSPSTVYHNQVKQDAGGIWSRHAKNGWSYDSREVLQNLGGRIGGGMGYGNAMGAGVGQAPCGWPSQHQRNRQYVGELGMKVGGGIYSGCGYGYGFSYGSGGGVSCGGGGGLKKERSGTGVFLPRRYDSNCASSFKASDARKKPGSCCAWVPNKVAPISNKNLDDINEIVQPKSSSRNSAGFMGDFDALMARRNALLAQQRQRSLCPEGSISHHEICLPQEWTY; from the exons atgtCTGATAAGCCTGACGAAGCAGAGTTTTGGCTGCCTTCTGAGTTCCTTACGGACGAAGATATCCTCATGGACAACAAAGAAAACCGTGTTAAGTCCGTTGGACTCTGTTTTCCGTCTGAGTTTCCCTACGATTATGGGTCCTCTGTTCTCAGCTCCCCTGTTGAATCTGTTGTTGGCTCCACCGAAACCGAGAGCGACGAGGATGACTTGCTGCTTACTGAGTTAACTCGCCAGTTAGCTCTCCACGAAGCCCACAAAATCACCCCTGCGCAGAAAAATCATGag AAGGCTTGGGTACTGTCCGGCTCACCTCAATCAACGCTGACCCAGGTAGGGAGTTGGTCTGGTCGGAGCACCATGTCCAGCAACGGAAGCCCAAATGGACCGTCTCAAGTCTCCTCCCCTCCAACTACGCCTCTGGGGGTCAACGACGACGCGTGGGATCTGATTTACCAAGCTGCAGGTCAAGTTGAAAGGCTTAAGATGAACGGTAGCGGAGACGGACCCACCAGAAATCCAGGCCTTCTTGGCCCACCCAGACGCCTCCCCACACCTCCGCCGCCCACAAACTTCTCCCCTTCTACCGTTTACCACAACCAG GTGAAGCAAGACGCGGGCGGGATATGGAGCAGGCATGCGAAAAATGGGTGGAGTTACGACTCCCGGGAGGTTTTGCAGAACTTGGGTGGAAGGATTGGTGGTGGGATGGGTTATGGGAATGCAATGGGTGCGGGTGTGGGTCAAGCTCCATGTGGATGGCCTAGTCAGCATCAAAGAAATCGGCAATATGTGGGGGAGTTGGGAATGAAGGTGGGAGGAGGCATTTACTCCGGCTGCGGATATGGGTATGGATTCAGTTATGGATCTGGTGGTGGGGTCAgctgtggtggtggtggtggtttgAAAAAGGAGCGTTCTGGGACCGGAGTATTTTTGCCTCGCAGATACGATAGCAATTGTGCTAGTAGCTTCAAAGCATCTGATGCTCGGAAGAAGCCGG GTAGTTGCTGTGCCTGGGTTCCGAACAAGGTGGCGCCGATTTCAAACAAGAACTTGGATGACATAAATGAAATCGTTCAGCCAAAGTCATCATCTCGGAACAGCGCCGGCTTCATGGGAGATTTTG ATGCATTGATGGCCCGGAGAAATGCGTTGTTGGCCCAACAGAGGCAGAGAAGTCTATGCCCGGAAGGATCGATTAGCCATCATGAAATATGCCTGCCCCAGGAATGGACGTACTGA